One part of the Geoanaerobacter pelophilus genome encodes these proteins:
- a CDS encoding deoxyguanosinetriphosphate triphosphohydrolase, with translation MLQTKEFPQERPDLAPYAARSAASRGRKHHEDLRDPRPAFERDRDRIIHSAAFRRLEYKTQVFVNHEGDYYRTRLTHSLEVAQIGKAIARRLKLNEELTEAVALAHDLGHTPFGHTGEEVLNRLMENSGGFEHNLQSLRVIDELEERYPTFNGLNLSWEVREGIIKHSSPYDRPSGIIDEFMPGVVPTVEAQIINFADEIAYNNHDIDDGLKSGLLSIKQLQQVELWQEMHESIARRFPGLDEERAKCQTISALIGSFIADLTANTLNNLEAFAIQTTDDLRRVNRQVVDFTPEFAEKNRQLKRFLFENLYRHYKVERMRVKAERYISMLFDSYLKHPTLLPLKYVKRMESVGRERVICDYIAGMTDRFALDEFKRLFEPYERV, from the coding sequence ATGCTGCAGACCAAAGAATTCCCTCAGGAAAGACCTGATCTGGCCCCCTATGCCGCTCGCAGTGCCGCATCAAGAGGCCGCAAGCATCATGAAGATTTGCGCGATCCCCGGCCGGCCTTCGAGCGCGACCGGGACCGGATCATCCACTCTGCGGCGTTTCGGCGCCTTGAGTATAAGACCCAGGTCTTTGTCAATCATGAGGGGGATTACTACCGGACCCGCTTGACCCACTCGCTGGAAGTCGCCCAGATCGGCAAGGCCATAGCGCGCCGCCTGAAGCTGAACGAGGAACTGACTGAGGCGGTTGCCCTGGCCCATGATCTTGGGCACACGCCGTTCGGCCACACCGGTGAAGAGGTGCTGAACCGCCTCATGGAAAACAGCGGCGGTTTTGAGCACAATCTCCAGTCGCTACGGGTGATCGACGAACTGGAAGAGCGTTATCCGACCTTCAATGGACTCAACCTGTCCTGGGAAGTGCGTGAAGGGATCATCAAGCACTCCTCTCCCTATGACCGTCCCTCAGGGATCATCGATGAGTTCATGCCGGGAGTGGTTCCGACCGTTGAGGCACAAATTATAAACTTTGCCGATGAGATCGCCTACAACAACCACGATATTGACGATGGTCTGAAATCCGGGCTGTTGAGCATAAAACAGCTACAGCAGGTGGAACTGTGGCAGGAGATGCATGAAAGCATTGCCCGCCGCTTTCCCGGCCTGGACGAAGAACGGGCCAAGTGCCAGACAATCAGTGCCCTGATCGGTTCGTTCATCGCCGACCTGACGGCAAACACCCTCAACAATCTTGAGGCGTTCGCTATTCAAACCACCGATGATCTGCGCCGGGTAAACAGACAGGTTGTTGACTTCACCCCTGAATTCGCCGAGAAAAATCGGCAACTCAAGCGGTTCCTCTTTGAGAACCTCTACCGTCACTACAAAGTCGAACGGATGCGGGTCAAGGCCGAGCGCTATATATCAATGCTGTTCGACAGCTACCTCAAGCACCCCACCCTGCTGCCGCTCAAGTATGTGAAACGGATGGAATCCGTGGGGCGGGAACGGGTGATCTGCGACTATATCGCCGGCATGACCGACCGGTTTGCCCTGGACGAATTCAAGCGGTTATTTGAACCGTATGAAAGGGTATGA
- a CDS encoding class II fructose-bisphosphate aldolase: MTNTLLAKVPINIKEKLGSSSCVCPLSGKDVFNALKDEHLIVMGCNPRIMHVIPGIMRAAQELDAVVAFELSRAEGDLDGGYTGLTPESFCSTLLSHAESCRFTKPFVIHADHIFIPDNSQAERDSARSLIEAQIAAGFTSFAMDASCTQLEQNIAIIADLALPIQKAGFGLETELGEVKHVGSESRLTEVSEVTAFLAGLQDKGVCPQLLAIDNGSKSGNYLDGQAVNIDLERTGEIYQAAVQFGVTGLVQHGITGTPLRIVGRFSDYGIRKGNIGTLWQNIAHAGFPLDLMDEMRKWSRENNRDIKHATAVFKQEIDAIPAENCQMISEMAFREAVEFIKAFHAQGSATKLAARFAE, encoded by the coding sequence ATGACCAACACGTTGCTGGCAAAGGTTCCCATAAACATTAAAGAGAAACTTGGTTCCTCAAGTTGCGTCTGTCCCCTATCCGGGAAAGACGTCTTTAATGCCCTTAAGGATGAGCACTTGATAGTAATGGGGTGTAATCCCCGGATCATGCATGTCATCCCCGGTATCATGCGCGCGGCGCAAGAGCTTGATGCCGTGGTGGCCTTCGAATTGAGCAGGGCTGAAGGCGACCTTGATGGGGGATACACCGGCCTGACTCCTGAAAGTTTCTGTTCGACTCTGCTATCACATGCGGAATCCTGTCGCTTCACCAAGCCGTTCGTTATTCATGCCGACCATATCTTCATCCCGGATAACTCCCAGGCTGAGCGGGACAGTGCGCGAAGCCTGATCGAAGCGCAGATAGCTGCCGGTTTTACCTCATTTGCCATGGATGCGTCATGCACCCAGCTGGAGCAGAACATTGCCATCATCGCGGACCTGGCTTTGCCGATACAAAAGGCTGGGTTCGGTCTTGAGACCGAACTGGGCGAAGTAAAGCATGTCGGCTCAGAATCCAGGCTTACCGAGGTCTCAGAAGTAACGGCTTTTCTTGCCGGTCTGCAGGACAAAGGGGTTTGCCCCCAGCTGCTGGCCATAGATAACGGCTCGAAAAGCGGCAATTACCTTGATGGCCAGGCAGTCAACATTGACCTTGAACGCACCGGCGAGATTTATCAGGCCGCGGTTCAATTCGGCGTTACCGGGCTGGTGCAGCACGGCATTACCGGCACGCCGTTGAGAATTGTTGGCAGGTTTTCCGATTATGGCATCCGCAAGGGGAACATCGGCACGCTTTGGCAGAACATTGCCCATGCGGGATTCCCGCTGGATCTCATGGACGAAATGCGTAAATGGTCCAGAGAGAACAACCGGGATATCAAGCATGCCACGGCAGTTTTCAAGCAGGAGATTGATGCCATTCCGGCAGAGAATTGCCAGATGATCAGTGAGATGGCTTTCCGGGAAGCAGTCGAATTTATCAAGGCGTTCCATGCTCAGGGAAGCGCTACCAAACTTGCCGCCCGATTTGCAGAATAG
- a CDS encoding metallophosphoesterase family protein, whose product MKCIVFSDTHGNYPLAIEVLTHAAPADMIFHLGDEAEDASMIESICQTKVQKVAGNCDPPGKFPREISMFVEETKVLLTHGDRYHVKSGLAKLVERAVAVEANLVLYGHTHQASIERINDILFVNPGSLLRGSSSKSYAVLKIEAHHVEAQIVMLEE is encoded by the coding sequence ATGAAATGCATCGTGTTCTCAGATACCCACGGGAATTACCCGCTGGCAATCGAGGTTTTAACCCACGCAGCTCCGGCTGACATGATTTTCCACCTTGGAGATGAAGCCGAGGATGCCAGCATGATTGAAAGCATCTGCCAGACAAAGGTCCAGAAAGTAGCTGGGAATTGCGACCCTCCCGGGAAATTCCCCAGAGAGATCAGCATGTTCGTCGAAGAAACGAAGGTGCTTTTGACCCACGGCGACCGCTACCATGTCAAGTCAGGACTTGCGAAACTGGTTGAGCGCGCTGTTGCAGTGGAAGCGAACCTGGTCCTTTACGGACATACCCACCAGGCGTCGATCGAGAGAATAAATGACATCCTTTTTGTCAATCCCGGTTCTTTACTGAGAGGTTCCAGCAGCAAAAGCTATGCAGTTCTCAAGATCGAAGCTCATCACGTTGAGGCACAGATCGTTATGCTGGAAGAATAG
- a CDS encoding DUF1858 domain-containing protein, with protein MITKDMIIGDIIRSFPATIPVFAKYKLDCYECQIADLETLEHGAGVHKISVDDLLAELNRNAAS; from the coding sequence ATGATCACCAAAGACATGATCATCGGCGACATTATTCGCTCCTTCCCCGCGACCATTCCAGTCTTTGCCAAATACAAGCTGGACTGCTACGAGTGCCAGATCGCCGACCTTGAAACGCTGGAGCATGGTGCCGGAGTCCACAAAATCAGCGTTGACGACCTTCTTGCAGAACTGAACCGGAACGCAGCTTCTTAA
- the rsmD gene encoding 16S rRNA (guanine(966)-N(2))-methyltransferase RsmD gives MRVISGTAKGRRLTPPTDRRVRPTSDRTKEALFSILHSMLGDLTGLKVLDVFAGTGNLGIEALSRGAASAVFIDSHRSSAALVNENLRSTGLYAKAEVMQSEVSQALSKLKMRNCSFDLVFADPPYDQGLAEKFLDIISDSVLLNKESLVVVESGVNENFLLAEGVLRQVDRRIYGDTALTFFSISD, from the coding sequence ATGAGGGTAATCAGTGGCACGGCAAAAGGGCGACGCTTGACCCCTCCGACGGACCGGCGGGTGCGACCGACCTCTGATCGCACCAAGGAAGCTCTTTTCAGTATTTTGCACTCGATGCTCGGCGATCTTACCGGACTGAAGGTCCTGGATGTTTTTGCCGGTACCGGGAACCTCGGCATTGAAGCATTGAGCCGCGGGGCGGCAAGCGCAGTTTTCATTGACAGCCATCGGAGTTCTGCCGCACTGGTGAATGAGAATCTCCGGTCAACAGGGCTCTACGCCAAGGCAGAAGTAATGCAGTCAGAAGTTAGCCAGGCACTGTCAAAGCTTAAGATGCGCAACTGCAGCTTTGACCTGGTTTTTGCCGACCCTCCCTATGATCAAGGGCTGGCAGAAAAATTTCTCGATATAATTTCAGATTCCGTGCTGCTCAACAAAGAGTCTCTTGTGGTTGTTGAATCCGGAGTAAACGAAAATTTCCTTCTCGCTGAAGGTGTTCTGAGGCAAGTCGATCGCCGGATATATGGCGATACGGCCCTGACATTCTTCTCAATTTCTGACTGA
- a CDS encoding response regulator: MGKILIVDDDPVFLDLLGAFVSENYPLLELVTCSKPVSALSIIKEGGLDLLVLDLEMPDIDGAKLFNFAVETGMDPKRIVILSGRDSDYLHANFPLGTCLAVLNKFEVKQKAVLEMVFSSLNRKAEARQDVDAKSK, translated from the coding sequence ATGGGAAAGATCCTTATTGTCGATGATGACCCGGTATTTCTGGATCTCCTCGGCGCATTTGTCAGTGAGAATTATCCTTTGCTTGAGTTGGTAACATGCTCGAAGCCGGTCAGTGCCCTGAGTATCATCAAAGAAGGGGGATTGGACCTGCTGGTACTTGACCTCGAGATGCCGGATATTGATGGCGCCAAACTCTTCAATTTTGCTGTAGAGACCGGCATGGATCCAAAACGGATTGTTATTCTTTCCGGGAGGGATTCGGACTATCTTCATGCAAATTTCCCATTAGGCACCTGCCTTGCCGTACTTAACAAATTTGAAGTAAAGCAGAAGGCAGTGCTGGAGATGGTATTCAGCTCGCTTAACCGCAAGGCTGAAGCACGCCAGGACGTTGATGCAAAATCAAAATAG
- the sppA gene encoding signal peptide peptidase SppA — MNNKWLWIAIGITIGFVLMLVGCLVIATQFFGSDAKLVKGSGIGVVEVKGIILDSQDTVKQLHDFGRDDDVKAVVLRVDSPGGVVGPSQEIYQEVKKLSKKKKVVVSMGSLAASGGYYISAPASVIYANPGTITGSIGVLMKFSNVEGLMDKIGMKAFTLKTGKYKDSGSPVRPMTDEEKALLQGVIDSTHGQFVKAVAEGRNLPVDQVKAIADGRIFSGEQALAVKLVDRLGSLQDAIEEAGRLAGIKGEPEVIHPPKKKKLLLDMLVEESASRISNLVREEIGMSVNYEMAGVGGQ; from the coding sequence ATGAATAATAAATGGCTTTGGATCGCTATCGGCATTACCATCGGCTTTGTCCTGATGTTGGTGGGGTGTCTGGTTATTGCCACCCAATTTTTTGGTAGTGACGCCAAATTGGTCAAGGGCAGCGGCATAGGGGTGGTGGAGGTCAAAGGGATCATCCTTGATTCCCAGGATACGGTAAAGCAGCTCCATGACTTTGGCCGTGACGATGATGTCAAGGCAGTCGTTCTCAGGGTCGATTCGCCTGGCGGGGTAGTGGGCCCTTCGCAGGAGATTTACCAAGAGGTCAAGAAGCTCAGCAAAAAGAAAAAGGTCGTCGTGTCAATGGGTAGCCTTGCTGCCTCAGGCGGTTATTATATATCTGCCCCTGCTTCGGTCATTTATGCCAACCCGGGTACGATCACCGGCAGTATCGGCGTGCTGATGAAGTTTTCCAATGTGGAAGGATTGATGGACAAGATCGGGATGAAGGCCTTTACCTTGAAGACCGGCAAATACAAGGACTCCGGTTCGCCGGTTCGACCCATGACCGATGAGGAGAAGGCGCTGCTGCAGGGGGTGATAGACAGTACCCATGGCCAGTTTGTCAAGGCAGTTGCCGAGGGGCGCAATCTACCGGTTGATCAGGTGAAGGCAATCGCCGATGGTCGAATCTTCTCCGGCGAACAGGCCCTTGCCGTCAAGCTTGTCGATCGCCTCGGCTCTCTTCAGGATGCAATAGAGGAGGCCGGCAGGCTGGCAGGCATTAAAGGTGAACCAGAGGTGATCCATCCGCCGAAGAAGAAAAAGCTGCTGCTTGACATGCTGGTGGAAGAGTCCGCGTCCCGTATCAGCAACTTGGTGCGGGAAGAGATCGGCATGAGTGTCAATTATGAAATGGCCGGAGTAGGGGGGCAATAA
- a CDS encoding aminotransferase class I/II-fold pyridoxal phosphate-dependent enzyme encodes MNPLAVELNEMLSQSNSYVLEMLSDLGKNLFFPKGILTQSAEAKEKAHKFNATIGIATEKGGPMYLQCIQDKLTAWDPKDIYPYAPPAGKPELRSLWREKQLRENPSQQGKHFSNPIVTNALTHGLSIVADMFVDRGDHVILPDMLWGNYNLTFGTCSGAVMKKFPTFTVAGGYDVDAFKAELKNSAEEKGKAIVILNFPNNPSGYTPTVAEGNAIVAAIKEVAEAGCNIVAVTDDAYFGLFYEDSLKESLFGKLANLHPRILAVKLDGATKEEFVWGFRTGFITFADGNSFENERVMTALEKKAMGIIRARISNCPHPSQTFAIEALRSPKFLEQKEEKFQVLKGRALKVKEVLNSGKYDSAWTYYPFNSGYFMCLKLKTVDAEKLRVHILDKYGVGGISIGKTDLRIAFSCIEEKDIPELFDIIYQGVQDLA; translated from the coding sequence ATGAATCCGTTAGCAGTTGAACTCAACGAGATGCTCAGCCAGAGCAATTCCTACGTTCTGGAGATGCTGTCCGACCTGGGCAAGAACCTGTTCTTTCCCAAGGGAATACTGACCCAGTCGGCCGAAGCCAAAGAGAAAGCCCATAAATTCAACGCTACCATTGGGATCGCCACCGAAAAAGGCGGCCCGATGTACCTCCAGTGCATCCAGGACAAGCTCACCGCCTGGGACCCGAAGGACATCTACCCCTATGCACCGCCGGCCGGCAAGCCGGAACTGCGTTCGCTGTGGCGGGAGAAGCAGTTGCGCGAGAACCCGAGCCAGCAGGGTAAGCACTTCAGCAACCCGATCGTTACCAACGCCCTTACCCACGGCCTCTCCATTGTCGCCGACATGTTCGTCGATCGGGGAGACCACGTGATCCTGCCGGACATGCTCTGGGGAAACTACAATCTCACCTTCGGCACCTGCTCCGGTGCCGTCATGAAAAAATTCCCGACCTTCACCGTGGCCGGTGGCTATGACGTGGACGCCTTCAAGGCCGAATTAAAGAACAGCGCCGAAGAAAAAGGGAAAGCCATTGTCATCCTTAACTTCCCCAACAATCCGAGCGGCTACACCCCGACTGTTGCCGAGGGTAACGCTATCGTCGCCGCCATCAAAGAGGTCGCTGAGGCTGGCTGCAACATCGTTGCGGTAACCGACGACGCCTACTTCGGCCTCTTTTACGAGGACAGCCTGAAGGAGTCGCTCTTCGGCAAGCTGGCCAACCTCCACCCGCGCATTCTGGCGGTCAAGCTGGACGGCGCCACCAAAGAGGAGTTTGTCTGGGGCTTCCGCACCGGCTTCATCACCTTTGCCGACGGCAACAGCTTTGAGAACGAGCGGGTCATGACCGCCCTGGAGAAGAAGGCGATGGGGATCATCCGCGCCCGGATCTCCAACTGCCCTCACCCTTCCCAGACCTTTGCCATCGAGGCGCTCCGCTCCCCGAAATTCCTTGAGCAGAAGGAAGAGAAGTTCCAGGTGCTGAAAGGGCGAGCCCTCAAGGTCAAAGAGGTCCTCAACAGCGGCAAGTACGACTCTGCCTGGACCTACTACCCATTCAATTCCGGTTACTTCATGTGCCTCAAGCTGAAAACCGTCGATGCCGAGAAGCTGCGGGTTCACATCCTCGATAAGTATGGCGTTGGCGGCATCTCCATCGGCAAGACCGACCTGCGAATCGCCTTCTCCTGCATAGAGGAGAAAGACATCCCTGAACTGTTCGACATCATTTACCAGGGAGTTCAGGATCTGGCCTGA
- the coaD gene encoding pantetheine-phosphate adenylyltransferase — MPRKIAVYPGSFDPITYGHLDIINRGLKIFDNIIVAVARNSAKNSLFTIEERVDLISRVLEGNDRAKVDTFDGLLIDYVRSQQATVIIRGLRAISDFEYEFQIAQMNRGLTKEVETLFMMTSVPYSYLSSSIVKEVSSLNGPVDGLVPPLVKQALDIKFQHQKTSQGDPNESVSS, encoded by the coding sequence ATGCCGCGCAAAATTGCCGTATACCCAGGGTCTTTTGATCCCATTACTTACGGTCATCTGGACATCATTAACCGGGGACTGAAGATATTCGACAATATCATTGTTGCTGTTGCCAGGAATTCGGCCAAAAATTCTCTGTTTACCATAGAGGAACGGGTGGATCTGATCAGCCGTGTCCTTGAAGGGAACGACCGGGCAAAAGTTGACACCTTCGACGGCCTTCTGATAGACTACGTCCGCTCCCAGCAGGCAACGGTGATCATCCGCGGACTCCGGGCCATATCCGATTTCGAGTACGAATTCCAGATCGCCCAGATGAACCGGGGGCTGACCAAAGAGGTCGAAACCCTGTTCATGATGACATCCGTGCCGTATAGCTACCTTTCCTCTTCAATAGTAAAAGAGGTCAGCTCACTGAACGGCCCTGTAGACGGCCTTGTGCCCCCTCTGGTAAAACAAGCACTTGACATCAAGTTTCAGCACCAAAAAACCTCTCAAGGAGACCCGAATGAATCCGTTAGCAGTTGA
- a CDS encoding ABC transporter substrate-binding protein, with translation MNYSLFLKLVLAFSVLLSVAVFPATTAKSASLIIASVLSSDQPRYRNAHKAFVRAMAAKGYDQTTIELVTQIPNPDPISWSNAIRKFNAIGANIIVAFGAPAALAALQESHDIPIVFVDVYAPLETGIAKSLSAPGNNATGVSSKVPLSTLIKTAQEFKQFRQVGVLFTSREVGSVVQLKELKRLAAQNRFSVVESNVDSPAMLEQALSSLLPQVDLLYVTESSMVGRQIDKVIRRSMDHRVPIITQVPDGGERGALVSLEAHPGEMGHQAADLAAKVIAGRKPAIIPIVAPKKVDLIINMKTARALDLHVPIQVLNVATKIIK, from the coding sequence ATGAACTACTCCTTATTCCTAAAACTTGTTTTAGCTTTTTCGGTGCTCTTGTCTGTTGCAGTGTTCCCTGCAACAACGGCCAAGTCTGCTAGTCTGATTATCGCTTCGGTTTTGTCCAGTGATCAACCTCGCTACCGTAACGCCCACAAGGCTTTTGTCCGCGCAATGGCTGCCAAAGGCTATGACCAGACCACTATTGAATTAGTAACCCAGATCCCCAACCCGGACCCGATTTCCTGGTCAAACGCCATCAGGAAGTTTAATGCGATCGGTGCTAACATAATTGTGGCTTTTGGTGCTCCGGCTGCTTTGGCAGCTCTTCAGGAGTCGCACGATATCCCAATCGTCTTTGTTGATGTCTATGCACCGCTTGAGACAGGGATCGCCAAGAGCCTCTCTGCTCCCGGTAATAATGCTACAGGAGTAAGTTCCAAGGTCCCTCTCTCCACTTTGATCAAGACTGCGCAGGAGTTCAAGCAGTTCAGGCAGGTAGGAGTTTTGTTCACCTCACGTGAAGTAGGCTCCGTAGTCCAGTTGAAAGAACTCAAGCGCCTGGCGGCACAAAACCGGTTCTCTGTAGTTGAGAGCAATGTAGACAGTCCTGCGATGCTGGAACAAGCCCTGTCTTCCCTTCTTCCCCAGGTGGATCTGCTTTATGTAACAGAATCATCCATGGTTGGCCGGCAGATAGACAAGGTTATCCGACGTTCCATGGACCACAGGGTGCCGATTATTACCCAAGTGCCTGATGGTGGTGAGAGGGGCGCATTGGTATCGCTTGAGGCGCACCCGGGAGAGATGGGACATCAGGCTGCAGATCTCGCGGCAAAAGTGATAGCCGGCAGAAAGCCCGCCATTATCCCTATTGTGGCCCCAAAGAAAGTCGATCTGATTATCAATATGAAAACAGCCCGCGCACTTGATCTCCACGTCCCTATCCAAGTGTTGAACGTAGCCACCAAGATCATTAAATAG
- the lepA gene encoding translation elongation factor 4 has product MSHDNIRNFSIIAHIDHGKSTLADRLLEYTGALTAREMQDQFLDKMDLERERGITIKAQTVRLNYTADNGKDYILNLIDTPGHVDFTYEVSRSLAACEGGLLVVDASQGVEAQTLANVYLALDINLEVFPVLNKIDLPAAEPERVIQEIEDIIGIDAHDAVLASAKEGIGTREILEEIVKKIPPPKGDQDAPLKALLFDSWYDQYQGVIILVRIFDGTLKKGDKIQLMSTNRSYEALKVGVFAPVMREVPSLSVGEVGFVIAGIKDVADAKVGDTVTLLHRQCNKAMEGFKEVKPMVFSGLYPIDTAQYEQLRDALAKLKLNDSSFSFEPETSVALGFGFRCGFLGLLHMEIIQERLEREFSLDLITTAPTVVYRVHRTDSTMIEIESAAKMPEPQHIDYMEEPFILAHIHVPNDFVGPVIALCVEKRGVQREIKYLTPTRVMIIYELPLNEIVLDFYDRLKSISKGYASLDYEHLDFRRSDLVRMNVMINGEIVDALSLIVHKEKAYYRGRALVSKMKELISRQMFEVAIQAAIGNKVIARETVKAMRKDVLAKCYGGDITRKRKLLEKQKEGKKRMKNVGNVELPQEAFLAILKVED; this is encoded by the coding sequence ATGTCTCACGACAATATCCGCAATTTTTCAATAATCGCCCATATCGACCATGGCAAATCAACGCTGGCCGACCGTCTGCTGGAATACACCGGGGCACTGACCGCCAGGGAGATGCAGGACCAGTTCCTCGACAAGATGGACCTGGAGCGGGAACGGGGCATAACCATCAAGGCCCAGACCGTCAGGCTCAACTACACCGCTGATAACGGCAAGGACTATATCCTTAACCTGATTGATACCCCCGGCCATGTGGACTTTACCTATGAGGTTTCCCGTTCGCTGGCTGCCTGCGAAGGCGGGCTGCTGGTCGTCGATGCCTCGCAAGGGGTAGAGGCTCAGACCTTGGCCAACGTCTACCTGGCGCTGGATATCAACCTTGAGGTTTTTCCGGTTCTCAACAAGATCGACCTGCCGGCTGCCGAGCCGGAGCGGGTTATCCAGGAGATCGAGGATATCATCGGCATCGATGCCCATGACGCGGTGCTGGCCAGTGCCAAGGAAGGGATCGGCACCAGGGAGATCCTGGAAGAGATCGTCAAGAAGATCCCGCCGCCCAAGGGCGATCAGGACGCACCACTCAAGGCGCTGCTCTTCGATTCCTGGTACGACCAGTATCAAGGGGTCATTATCCTGGTCAGGATCTTTGACGGCACCCTCAAGAAGGGGGACAAGATCCAGCTGATGTCCACCAACCGCTCTTACGAGGCGCTCAAGGTGGGCGTTTTTGCCCCAGTCATGCGCGAAGTGCCGAGCCTGTCGGTCGGCGAGGTCGGTTTTGTCATCGCCGGTATCAAGGATGTCGCCGACGCCAAGGTCGGTGATACCGTTACTTTGCTCCATCGCCAGTGCAACAAGGCCATGGAAGGATTCAAAGAGGTAAAGCCGATGGTCTTTTCCGGGCTTTACCCGATCGATACCGCCCAGTATGAACAGCTTCGTGATGCCCTGGCCAAACTCAAGCTGAACGATTCGTCCTTTTCGTTCGAGCCCGAGACCTCGGTGGCGCTCGGCTTCGGTTTCCGCTGCGGCTTCCTGGGACTGCTCCACATGGAGATCATTCAGGAGCGCCTGGAGCGGGAGTTCAGCCTCGACCTGATCACCACGGCACCGACTGTTGTCTATCGGGTCCACCGGACTGACAGCACCATGATCGAGATCGAGAGCGCGGCCAAGATGCCGGAACCGCAGCATATCGATTACATGGAAGAGCCGTTCATCCTGGCCCATATCCATGTGCCCAACGATTTCGTCGGCCCTGTGATTGCCCTCTGCGTCGAGAAGCGCGGCGTGCAGCGGGAGATCAAGTATCTGACCCCAACCAGGGTGATGATCATCTATGAACTGCCGTTGAATGAGATCGTGCTCGATTTCTATGACCGCCTGAAATCGATTTCCAAGGGTTATGCCTCCCTGGATTACGAGCATCTCGACTTCAGACGGAGTGATCTGGTCCGGATGAACGTCATGATCAACGGAGAGATTGTCGATGCCCTCTCTCTCATTGTCCATAAGGAAAAGGCCTACTACCGAGGCCGTGCTCTTGTTTCCAAGATGAAAGAGCTGATCTCCCGCCAGATGTTCGAGGTGGCCATCCAGGCGGCAATCGGCAACAAGGTCATTGCCCGGGAAACCGTCAAGGCTATGCGCAAGGATGTTCTTGCCAAATGTTACGGCGGCGATATTACCCGTAAACGCAAACTCCTCGAAAAGCAGAAAGAGGGCAAGAAGCGGATGAAGAACGTCGGTAACGTGGAACTCCCCCAAGAGGCGTTCCTGGCCATACTAAAAGTAGAGGACTAA
- the lepB gene encoding signal peptidase I encodes MEDMKNYGNEEKPQPEFKRKHIIREYAESIIVAVILALIIRTFVVQAFKIPSGSMEDTLAIGDHILVNKFIYGTKLPFSDKRLFKIRDPKRGDVIVFEYPEDPSKDFIKRVIGVPGDVIQVVSKTVMVNAKPYNNPHEVHKEKDVIPAAQNPRDNTKQIVVPPGSYFVMGDNRDRSYDSRFWGFVKMDKIKGLAFIKYWSWDREKFRVRFGSIGKLID; translated from the coding sequence ATGGAAGATATGAAGAACTACGGTAATGAAGAAAAACCGCAGCCTGAATTCAAGCGAAAACATATAATCCGCGAATACGCAGAGTCGATCATTGTTGCCGTTATCCTGGCCCTGATCATCAGGACCTTTGTGGTGCAGGCCTTCAAGATCCCATCAGGCTCCATGGAGGATACCCTGGCAATCGGCGATCACATCCTGGTAAACAAATTCATCTACGGCACCAAGCTTCCGTTCAGCGACAAGCGCCTTTTCAAGATCCGCGACCCGAAGCGGGGCGATGTCATTGTCTTTGAATACCCGGAAGATCCCAGCAAGGATTTCATCAAGCGGGTTATCGGGGTGCCGGGCGATGTGATCCAGGTGGTGAGCAAGACAGTGATGGTCAACGCCAAGCCGTATAACAATCCCCACGAGGTTCACAAGGAGAAGGATGTCATCCCTGCTGCCCAGAACCCGCGCGACAACACCAAGCAGATCGTGGTGCCGCCCGGTTCCTATTTTGTCATGGGCGACAACCGCGACCGCTCCTACGACAGCCGGTTCTGGGGCTTTGTGAAAATGGACAAGATCAAGGGGCTGGCGTTCATCAAGTACTGGTCATGGGACCGGGAGAAGTTCCGGGTCCGCTTTGGCAGCATCGGCAAGCTGATCGACTGA
- the yhbY gene encoding ribosome assembly RNA-binding protein YhbY: MLTGKQKRFLRALGHSLKPVITVGKSEVTEALVKETSIALDAHELIKIKLLESCLMDRNEVARLLAEGCEAEVAQILGRTALLYRQAKEPKLELPKQTAKKG, translated from the coding sequence ATGCTGACAGGAAAGCAGAAGCGATTTCTCCGAGCGTTGGGGCACAGCCTCAAGCCGGTAATCACGGTAGGTAAAAGCGAAGTAACCGAGGCCTTGGTAAAAGAGACCTCTATTGCGTTGGATGCCCATGAATTGATCAAGATCAAGCTGCTGGAGAGCTGCCTTATGGACCGGAACGAGGTCGCCAGGTTGCTTGCCGAAGGGTGCGAGGCCGAAGTGGCCCAGATCCTGGGGAGAACAGCACTGCTGTATCGCCAGGCAAAAGAACCCAAGCTCGAACTTCCTAAACAAACGGCAAAAAAGGGCTGA